Proteins encoded in a region of the Scomber scombrus chromosome 16, fScoSco1.1, whole genome shotgun sequence genome:
- the matn1 gene encoding cartilage matrix protein isoform X1: protein MSPNLPLFLLLLGLIGTQATVDLRTAAAMAAGLCKTRPTDIVFIVDSSRSVRPSEFEQVKVFLAKVIEGLDVGPNATRVGVVNYASRVKNEVSLKTHRTKAGLIKAVTKIEPLSTGTMTGLAIQFALNVAFSEGEGARVKSPDISKVAIIVTDGRPQDNVKEIAQRARDAGIEIFAIGVGRVDMSTLKQMASDTLDEHVDYVESYSVIEKLTKKFQEAFCDTVSDLCATGDHDCEQVCISSPGSYKCACKDGFTLMDDGRSCSACSNSATDVVFLIDGSKSVRPENFELVKKWINQIIDKLDVSESKAHVGLVQYSSLVRQEFPLGRFNNKKDLKDAVKKMAYMERGTMTGQALRYLSDSSFSPSQGARPGVTKVGIVFTDGRSQDYIGDAAKKAKEHGFKMYAVGVGNAVEDELKEIASEPTGEHYFYTADFKTMTQIAKKLQINICQEEDPCECDSLVKFQKKVEDALQALTKKLESMSKRIALLENKIV, encoded by the exons ATGTCGCCTAACCTGCCGTTGTTCCTGCTGCTCCTTGGCCTCATAGGAACTCAAGCCACCGTGGACCTCCGCACAGCTGCTGCCATGG CAGCAGGTTTGTGCAAAACCCGGCCCACAGACATTGTGTTCATCGTCGACAGCAGTCGGAGTGTTCGCCCATCAGAGTTTGAGCAGGTCAAAGTCTTCCTGGCCAAGGTCATCGAGGGGCTGGATGTTGGACCTAATGCCACCCGTGTGGGAGTCGTCAACTACGCCAGCCGTGTGAAGAATGAG GTGTCTCTGAAAACACACCGCACCAAAGCTGGGCTGATCAAGGCTGTGACCAAGATTGAGCCCCTGTCCACTGGAACAATGACAGGTCTGGCCATCCAGTTTGCTCTAAACGTGGCCTTCAGTGAGGGCGAGGGTGCTCGTGTCAAGTCGCCTGATATCAGCAag GTTGCCATTATCGTGACCGACGGGCGTCCCCAGGACAACGTGAAGGAAATAGCTCAGCGTGCTCGAGATGCCGGCATTGAGATTTTCGCTATTGGTGTGGGACGTGTGGACATGAGCACCCTGAAGCAGATGGCCAGTGACACCCTAGATGAACATGTGGACTACGTTGAGAGCTACAGCGTAATTGAGAAGCTGACCAAGAAGTTCCAGGAAGCCTTCTGTG acacagtgtcgGACCTGTGTGCCACTGGGGATCATGACTGTGAGCAGGTATGCATCAGCAGCCCCGGATCATACAAGTGTGCCTGCAAAGATGGCTTTACCCTCATGGATGATGGTCGCAGCTGCagtg CTTGCAGCAACTCAGCAACAGATGTGGTGTTCCTGATCGATGGCTCTAAGAGCGTGCGTCCTGAGAACTTTGAGTTGGTCAAGAAGTGGATCAACCAGATCATCGACAAACTGGATGTTTCTGAAAGCAAGGCTCATGTTGGACTGGTGCAGTACTCGAGCTTAGTCAGACag GAGTTCCCCTTGGGCCGCTTCAACAATAAGAAAGATCTGAAGGATGCTGTGAAGAAGATGGCCTATATGGAGAGGGGAACCATGACAGGCCAGGCCCTCCGCTATCtgtcagacagcagcttcagcCCCAGTCAGGGCGCACGGCCTGGAGTCACCAAGGTGGGCATCGTCTTTACAGACGGACGCAGCCAGGACTACATCGGAGATGCCGCCAAGAAGGCCAAGGAGCATG GTTTCAAGATGTATGCTGTTGGAGTGGGCAATGCAGTGGAGGATGAGCTGAAAGAGATCGCCTCTGAGCCAACTGGAGAGCACTACTTCTACACTGCTGACTTCAAGACAATGACCCAGATTGCCAAGAAGCTGCAGATTAACATCTGTCAAG AGGAGGACCCTTGTGAATGCGACTCCCTCGTAAAGTTCCAAAAGAAAGTAGAAGATGCCCTACAGGcactaacaaaaaaat TAGAGAGCATGTCGAAGAGGATCGCTTTGCTGGAGAACAAAATCGTCTGA
- the matn1 gene encoding cartilage matrix protein isoform X2: MSPNLPLFLLLLGLIGTQATVDLRTAAAMAAGLCKTRPTDIVFIVDSSRSVRPSEFEQVKVFLAKVIEGLDVGPNATRVGVVNYASRVKNEVSLKTHRTKAGLIKAVTKIEPLSTGTMTGLAIQFALNVAFSEGEGARVKSPDISKVAIIVTDGRPQDNVKEIAQRARDAGIEIFAIGVGRVDMSTLKQMASDTLDEHVDYVESYSVIEKLTKKFQEAFCVSDLCATGDHDCEQVCISSPGSYKCACKDGFTLMDDGRSCSACSNSATDVVFLIDGSKSVRPENFELVKKWINQIIDKLDVSESKAHVGLVQYSSLVRQEFPLGRFNNKKDLKDAVKKMAYMERGTMTGQALRYLSDSSFSPSQGARPGVTKVGIVFTDGRSQDYIGDAAKKAKEHGFKMYAVGVGNAVEDELKEIASEPTGEHYFYTADFKTMTQIAKKLQINICQEEDPCECDSLVKFQKKVEDALQALTKKLESMSKRIALLENKIV, encoded by the exons ATGTCGCCTAACCTGCCGTTGTTCCTGCTGCTCCTTGGCCTCATAGGAACTCAAGCCACCGTGGACCTCCGCACAGCTGCTGCCATGG CAGCAGGTTTGTGCAAAACCCGGCCCACAGACATTGTGTTCATCGTCGACAGCAGTCGGAGTGTTCGCCCATCAGAGTTTGAGCAGGTCAAAGTCTTCCTGGCCAAGGTCATCGAGGGGCTGGATGTTGGACCTAATGCCACCCGTGTGGGAGTCGTCAACTACGCCAGCCGTGTGAAGAATGAG GTGTCTCTGAAAACACACCGCACCAAAGCTGGGCTGATCAAGGCTGTGACCAAGATTGAGCCCCTGTCCACTGGAACAATGACAGGTCTGGCCATCCAGTTTGCTCTAAACGTGGCCTTCAGTGAGGGCGAGGGTGCTCGTGTCAAGTCGCCTGATATCAGCAag GTTGCCATTATCGTGACCGACGGGCGTCCCCAGGACAACGTGAAGGAAATAGCTCAGCGTGCTCGAGATGCCGGCATTGAGATTTTCGCTATTGGTGTGGGACGTGTGGACATGAGCACCCTGAAGCAGATGGCCAGTGACACCCTAGATGAACATGTGGACTACGTTGAGAGCTACAGCGTAATTGAGAAGCTGACCAAGAAGTTCCAGGAAGCCTTCTGTG tgtcgGACCTGTGTGCCACTGGGGATCATGACTGTGAGCAGGTATGCATCAGCAGCCCCGGATCATACAAGTGTGCCTGCAAAGATGGCTTTACCCTCATGGATGATGGTCGCAGCTGCagtg CTTGCAGCAACTCAGCAACAGATGTGGTGTTCCTGATCGATGGCTCTAAGAGCGTGCGTCCTGAGAACTTTGAGTTGGTCAAGAAGTGGATCAACCAGATCATCGACAAACTGGATGTTTCTGAAAGCAAGGCTCATGTTGGACTGGTGCAGTACTCGAGCTTAGTCAGACag GAGTTCCCCTTGGGCCGCTTCAACAATAAGAAAGATCTGAAGGATGCTGTGAAGAAGATGGCCTATATGGAGAGGGGAACCATGACAGGCCAGGCCCTCCGCTATCtgtcagacagcagcttcagcCCCAGTCAGGGCGCACGGCCTGGAGTCACCAAGGTGGGCATCGTCTTTACAGACGGACGCAGCCAGGACTACATCGGAGATGCCGCCAAGAAGGCCAAGGAGCATG GTTTCAAGATGTATGCTGTTGGAGTGGGCAATGCAGTGGAGGATGAGCTGAAAGAGATCGCCTCTGAGCCAACTGGAGAGCACTACTTCTACACTGCTGACTTCAAGACAATGACCCAGATTGCCAAGAAGCTGCAGATTAACATCTGTCAAG AGGAGGACCCTTGTGAATGCGACTCCCTCGTAAAGTTCCAAAAGAAAGTAGAAGATGCCCTACAGGcactaacaaaaaaat TAGAGAGCATGTCGAAGAGGATCGCTTTGCTGGAGAACAAAATCGTCTGA
- the sesn2 gene encoding sestrin-2 isoform X1, translated as MASDPATGLTCRANGDKAPGRGSASGRSCRHLSESETDGGPTVRSLARLCSRDEEERAAALEELSQGVLVGLGLDRPGSARLSKPTLLHLLRLSGSCPLQEVRERATELLRTAQEQGVEVPRALASGPSAFIPAKQTLREGTDQNILIESFLSLGRVDHITMVMALHPAYLSCFLRTQHALLELDGPLPHHWRHYIAAMAAARHHCSYLVQQHSAGFLDAGGEESWLSSLEHAPTKLRSLQTLNKLLAHRPWLITQQHIQELVCPGADPRWSLAELIHAVVLMAQAHSLCSFVWGCGLNPEPDHIGGYTFQPPSPSHFPRSPNSPAHEDGRQELVDGAMEVEVLMQRMVELQQQEEECTQEEMVTRFEKERSESIPTAVVRGAPPDLVLCLVEDQEFRYEDFAPRGEQSPATMRAQDYSWEDHGYSLVNRLLPDMGQLLDEKFQVVSNLTYNRMAMHEGVDTHTLRKALWNYIHCLYGIRYDDYDYGSVNELLERSLKVFVKTMACHPEQTTAHVYHSFWRHFRHSEKVRTSSNTHLTCTHQSQQLDHLTFYACHPSLPATQHRTNHLTFHLFCSFFLYF; from the exons ATGGCGAGTGACCCCGCGACGGGCTTAACATGCCGGGCTAACGGAGATAAAGCACCGGGGCGAGGGTCCGCTTCTGGCCGCTCATGTCGCCACCTGTCCGAGTCAGAGACTGACGGTGGCCCGACCGTGAGGAGCTTAGCGCGGCTGTGCAGCAGGGACGAGGAGGAGCGGGCAGCGGCTCTGGAGGAGCTGAGCCAGGGGGTCCTGGTGGGCTTGGGTCTGGACCGGCCTGGTTCGGCGCGGCTGAGCAAACCAACGCTTCTGCATCTTCTCCGGCTCTCCGGGTCGTGTCCACTGCAGGAGGTGCGGGAGAGAGCCACTGAGCTGCTGCGGACTGCGCAG GAACAAGGAGTTGAAGTACCACGTGCTCTGGCCTCAGGCCCAAGTGCCTTTATTCCAGCAAaacag ACATTGAGAGAAGGAACGGACCAGAACATCCTGATTGAATCTTTTCTTTCATTGGGTCGTGTGGACCACATCACCATGGTAATGGCGCTGCACCCTGCTTACCTCAGCTGCTTCCTGAGGACCCAACATGCTTTGTTGGAGCTGGATGGCCCCTTGCCCCACCATTGGAGACATTACATCGCTGCCATG GCTGCAGCTCGACACCACTGCTCGTACCTGGTGCAGCAGCACAGCGCAGGATTCCTGGATGCTGGCGGGGAGGAGAGCTGGCTGAGCAGCCTGGAGCACGCTCCCACCAAACTCCGCAGCCTGCAAACGCTCAACAAGCTGCTGGCACACAGACCCTGGCtcatcacacagcagcacatccaG GAACTGGTGTGTCCTGGAGCAGATCCTCGCTGGTCATTGGCTGAACTTATTCATGCTGTGGTCCTTATGGCACAAGCTCATTCTCTCTGTTCATTCGTCTGGGGCTGCGGCTTAAATCCTGAACCTGACCACATCGGAGGTTATACCTTCCAGCCTCCTTCACCCAGTCACTTCCCTCGCAGCCCGAATAGTCCCGCTCATGAGGATGGTAGACAAGAG TTGGTTGATGGAGCAATGGAGGTGGAGGTGTTGATGCAGAGGATGGTGGAGctacagcagcaggaggaggagtgcACACAGGAAGAGATGGTCACTCGCTTtgagaaggaaaggagcgagaGCATACCAACAG cTGTGGTGCGGGGCGCTCCACCTGACCTGGTGCTTTGTCTGGTGGAGGATCAAGAGTTCAGATATGAGGACTTTGCCCCTAGAGGAGAACAGTCACCAGCCACCATGAGAGCCCAG GACTATTCATGGGAGGACCACGGCTACTCTCTGGTCAACAGATTACTGCCAGACATGGGCCAGCTCCTGGATGAGAAATTCCAG GTTGTTAGCAACTTAACCTACAACAGGATGGCCATGCATGAAGGTGTGGACACTCACACTCTGAGGAAAGCCCTATGGAACTACATCCACTGCCTCTATGGGATACG ATACGACGATTACGACTATGGAAGTGTGAATGAGTTGCTGGAGCGCTCTTTGAAGGTGTTTGTCAAAACCATGGCCTGTCATCCTGAGCAGACCACAGCACACGTTTACCACTCCTTCTGGAGACACTTCAGACACTCTGAAAAGGTACGGACCAGTTCAAACACTCACCTGACCTGCACTCACCAGTCACAACAGCTGGATCATCTGACATTTTACGCATGTCATCCCTCTTTGCCAGCTACTCAGCACAGAACGaatcatttgacatttcatcttttctgttcttttttcctgtatttttaa
- the sesn2 gene encoding sestrin-2 isoform X2 — translation MASDPATGLTCRANGDKAPGRGSASGRSCRHLSESETDGGPTVRSLARLCSRDEEERAAALEELSQGVLVGLGLDRPGSARLSKPTLLHLLRLSGSCPLQEVRERATELLRTAQEQGVEVPRALASGPSAFIPAKQTLREGTDQNILIESFLSLGRVDHITMVMALHPAYLSCFLRTQHALLELDGPLPHHWRHYIAAMAAARHHCSYLVQQHSAGFLDAGGEESWLSSLEHAPTKLRSLQTLNKLLAHRPWLITQQHIQELVCPGADPRWSLAELIHAVVLMAQAHSLCSFVWGCGLNPEPDHIGGYTFQPPSPSHFPRSPNSPAHEDGRQELVDGAMEVEVLMQRMVELQQQEEECTQEEMVTRFEKERSESIPTAVVRGAPPDLVLCLVEDQEFRYEDFAPRGEQSPATMRAQDYSWEDHGYSLVNRLLPDMGQLLDEKFQVVSNLTYNRMAMHEGVDTHTLRKALWNYIHCLYGIRYDDYDYGSVNELLERSLKVFVKTMACHPEQTTAHVYHSFWRHFRHSEKVHANLIVMEARLQAALLYTLRAITHYMR, via the exons ATGGCGAGTGACCCCGCGACGGGCTTAACATGCCGGGCTAACGGAGATAAAGCACCGGGGCGAGGGTCCGCTTCTGGCCGCTCATGTCGCCACCTGTCCGAGTCAGAGACTGACGGTGGCCCGACCGTGAGGAGCTTAGCGCGGCTGTGCAGCAGGGACGAGGAGGAGCGGGCAGCGGCTCTGGAGGAGCTGAGCCAGGGGGTCCTGGTGGGCTTGGGTCTGGACCGGCCTGGTTCGGCGCGGCTGAGCAAACCAACGCTTCTGCATCTTCTCCGGCTCTCCGGGTCGTGTCCACTGCAGGAGGTGCGGGAGAGAGCCACTGAGCTGCTGCGGACTGCGCAG GAACAAGGAGTTGAAGTACCACGTGCTCTGGCCTCAGGCCCAAGTGCCTTTATTCCAGCAAaacag ACATTGAGAGAAGGAACGGACCAGAACATCCTGATTGAATCTTTTCTTTCATTGGGTCGTGTGGACCACATCACCATGGTAATGGCGCTGCACCCTGCTTACCTCAGCTGCTTCCTGAGGACCCAACATGCTTTGTTGGAGCTGGATGGCCCCTTGCCCCACCATTGGAGACATTACATCGCTGCCATG GCTGCAGCTCGACACCACTGCTCGTACCTGGTGCAGCAGCACAGCGCAGGATTCCTGGATGCTGGCGGGGAGGAGAGCTGGCTGAGCAGCCTGGAGCACGCTCCCACCAAACTCCGCAGCCTGCAAACGCTCAACAAGCTGCTGGCACACAGACCCTGGCtcatcacacagcagcacatccaG GAACTGGTGTGTCCTGGAGCAGATCCTCGCTGGTCATTGGCTGAACTTATTCATGCTGTGGTCCTTATGGCACAAGCTCATTCTCTCTGTTCATTCGTCTGGGGCTGCGGCTTAAATCCTGAACCTGACCACATCGGAGGTTATACCTTCCAGCCTCCTTCACCCAGTCACTTCCCTCGCAGCCCGAATAGTCCCGCTCATGAGGATGGTAGACAAGAG TTGGTTGATGGAGCAATGGAGGTGGAGGTGTTGATGCAGAGGATGGTGGAGctacagcagcaggaggaggagtgcACACAGGAAGAGATGGTCACTCGCTTtgagaaggaaaggagcgagaGCATACCAACAG cTGTGGTGCGGGGCGCTCCACCTGACCTGGTGCTTTGTCTGGTGGAGGATCAAGAGTTCAGATATGAGGACTTTGCCCCTAGAGGAGAACAGTCACCAGCCACCATGAGAGCCCAG GACTATTCATGGGAGGACCACGGCTACTCTCTGGTCAACAGATTACTGCCAGACATGGGCCAGCTCCTGGATGAGAAATTCCAG GTTGTTAGCAACTTAACCTACAACAGGATGGCCATGCATGAAGGTGTGGACACTCACACTCTGAGGAAAGCCCTATGGAACTACATCCACTGCCTCTATGGGATACG ATACGACGATTACGACTATGGAAGTGTGAATGAGTTGCTGGAGCGCTCTTTGAAGGTGTTTGTCAAAACCATGGCCTGTCATCCTGAGCAGACCACAGCACACGTTTACCACTCCTTCTGGAGACACTTCAGACACTCTGAAAAG GTTCATGCAAACCTTATAGTGATGGAGGCCCGACTACAAGCAGCCCTTCTGTACACCTTACGAGCCATCACACACTACATGAGatga
- the sesn2 gene encoding sestrin-2 isoform X3, protein MMSEQGVEVPRALASGPSAFIPAKQTLREGTDQNILIESFLSLGRVDHITMVMALHPAYLSCFLRTQHALLELDGPLPHHWRHYIAAMAAARHHCSYLVQQHSAGFLDAGGEESWLSSLEHAPTKLRSLQTLNKLLAHRPWLITQQHIQELVCPGADPRWSLAELIHAVVLMAQAHSLCSFVWGCGLNPEPDHIGGYTFQPPSPSHFPRSPNSPAHEDGRQELVDGAMEVEVLMQRMVELQQQEEECTQEEMVTRFEKERSESIPTAVVRGAPPDLVLCLVEDQEFRYEDFAPRGEQSPATMRAQDYSWEDHGYSLVNRLLPDMGQLLDEKFQVVSNLTYNRMAMHEGVDTHTLRKALWNYIHCLYGIRYDDYDYGSVNELLERSLKVFVKTMACHPEQTTAHVYHSFWRHFRHSEKVRTSSNTHLTCTHQSQQLDHLTFYACHPSLPATQHRTNHLTFHLFCSFFLYF, encoded by the exons ATGATGTCG GAACAAGGAGTTGAAGTACCACGTGCTCTGGCCTCAGGCCCAAGTGCCTTTATTCCAGCAAaacag ACATTGAGAGAAGGAACGGACCAGAACATCCTGATTGAATCTTTTCTTTCATTGGGTCGTGTGGACCACATCACCATGGTAATGGCGCTGCACCCTGCTTACCTCAGCTGCTTCCTGAGGACCCAACATGCTTTGTTGGAGCTGGATGGCCCCTTGCCCCACCATTGGAGACATTACATCGCTGCCATG GCTGCAGCTCGACACCACTGCTCGTACCTGGTGCAGCAGCACAGCGCAGGATTCCTGGATGCTGGCGGGGAGGAGAGCTGGCTGAGCAGCCTGGAGCACGCTCCCACCAAACTCCGCAGCCTGCAAACGCTCAACAAGCTGCTGGCACACAGACCCTGGCtcatcacacagcagcacatccaG GAACTGGTGTGTCCTGGAGCAGATCCTCGCTGGTCATTGGCTGAACTTATTCATGCTGTGGTCCTTATGGCACAAGCTCATTCTCTCTGTTCATTCGTCTGGGGCTGCGGCTTAAATCCTGAACCTGACCACATCGGAGGTTATACCTTCCAGCCTCCTTCACCCAGTCACTTCCCTCGCAGCCCGAATAGTCCCGCTCATGAGGATGGTAGACAAGAG TTGGTTGATGGAGCAATGGAGGTGGAGGTGTTGATGCAGAGGATGGTGGAGctacagcagcaggaggaggagtgcACACAGGAAGAGATGGTCACTCGCTTtgagaaggaaaggagcgagaGCATACCAACAG cTGTGGTGCGGGGCGCTCCACCTGACCTGGTGCTTTGTCTGGTGGAGGATCAAGAGTTCAGATATGAGGACTTTGCCCCTAGAGGAGAACAGTCACCAGCCACCATGAGAGCCCAG GACTATTCATGGGAGGACCACGGCTACTCTCTGGTCAACAGATTACTGCCAGACATGGGCCAGCTCCTGGATGAGAAATTCCAG GTTGTTAGCAACTTAACCTACAACAGGATGGCCATGCATGAAGGTGTGGACACTCACACTCTGAGGAAAGCCCTATGGAACTACATCCACTGCCTCTATGGGATACG ATACGACGATTACGACTATGGAAGTGTGAATGAGTTGCTGGAGCGCTCTTTGAAGGTGTTTGTCAAAACCATGGCCTGTCATCCTGAGCAGACCACAGCACACGTTTACCACTCCTTCTGGAGACACTTCAGACACTCTGAAAAGGTACGGACCAGTTCAAACACTCACCTGACCTGCACTCACCAGTCACAACAGCTGGATCATCTGACATTTTACGCATGTCATCCCTCTTTGCCAGCTACTCAGCACAGAACGaatcatttgacatttcatcttttctgttcttttttcctgtatttttaa